The Daucus carota subsp. sativus chromosome 7, DH1 v3.0, whole genome shotgun sequence genome window below encodes:
- the LOC108194142 gene encoding AAA-ATPase At3g50940, which yields MYSLINAALTSSVFSAYTTFAASSMLVRTVISDVQNIGSQILPAGVQEKILFKLGGLLGSRLSPQITLVIDEYRGLALNQIYESSEAYLRTKITPSVGQLKAFKGPQDTAISLSMNKGEKIVDVFEGIQVTWEMISIESQKTSFDYDNLLSSEHVERKSFELRFNRKDKEVVLTSYLAHVMERGKSIKEQNQVVKLYSLGSYYGDTELNHPCTFDTLALDPALKKEVIDDLDRFVRRRDYYRRVGKAWKRGYLLYGPPGTGKSSMIAAMANYLKFDIYDLELTSLQRNADLKNTLASTANRSILVIEDIDCSIELKDRLDENYDQNNQKLTLSGLLNFIDGLWSSCGDERIIVFTTNHKDRLDPALLRPGRMDMHIHMSYCTPSGFKILVSNYLGINNHKLFTEIEKLVAEVEATPAEIAEQLMKSEEADVSLKGLVKFLQDKKIATSEATVEGEKVVDMILDGAGNDQKIEKRRVKKNTKKNRRNGKKQQ from the exons ATGTATTCACTGATAAATGCAGCCTTGACATCATCTGTATTTTCAGCATACACTACTTTTGCTGCATCAAGTATGCTTGTTAGGACAGTTATCAGTGATGTCCAAAACATAGGCAGCCAGATTTTACCTGCAGGAGTCCAAGAGAAGATATTGTTTAAGCTCGGAGGCTTACTGGGAAGTCGGCTCTCGCCCCAAATCACGCTTGTCATTGATGAATACAGAGGACTAGCGCTGAACCAGATTTATGAGTCATCTGAAGCGTACCTGCGCACTAAAATCACGCCTTCTGTTGGTCAACTGAAGGCCTTTAAGGGACCACAAGACACTGCTATCTCACTCTCTATGAACAAAGGGGAAAAGATCGTTGATGTATTTGAGGGGATTCAAGTTACATGGGAGATGATATCCATTGAATCCCAGAAGACAAGCTTCGACTATGACAACCTTTTGTCCTCTGAACATGTAGAACGCAAATCATTTGAGCTCAGATTCAACAGAAAGGACAAGGAAGTCGTGTTGACATCTTACCTAGCTCATGTTATGGAGAGGGGGAAAAGTATTAAAGAACAGAACCAGGTTGTAAAGCTTTACTCACTGGGGAGCTATTATGGAGACACGGAACTAAACCATCCTTGCACTTTTGACACTTTAGCACTCGATCCAGCACTAAAGAAGGAAGTGATAGATGACTTGGACAGGTTTGTTAGAAGAAGAGATTACTACCGCAGAGTTGGCAAAGCATGGAAGCGTGGTTATCTGCTATATGGCCCCCCTGGCACCGGAAAATCAAGCATGATTGCTGCCATGGCTAATTATCTAAAGTTTGACATTTATGACCTAGAGCTCACAAGTCTCCAACGCAATGCAGACCTCAAAAACACCTTAGCCTCCACTGCAAATCGATCTATTCTTGTTATTGAAGACATTGATTGCAGCATTGAGTTGAAGGATCGACTAGATGAGAATTACGACCAGAATAACCAAAAG TTGACATTGTCGGGCTTACTGAATTTCATTGATGGGCTCTGGTCAAGCTGTGGAGATGAAAGAATCATCGTGTTCACAACAAACCACAAAGATAGACTAGACCCTGCATTGTTGAGGCCTGGTCGCATGGACATGCACATTCACATGTCTTATTGTACTCCCAGTGGGTTCAAGATACTTGTTTCCAATTACCTAGGGATTAACAATCACAAGTTGTTCACTGAGATTGAAAAACTCGTTGCAGAGGTAGAAGCTACTCCAGCAGAAATAGCAGAACAACTCATGAAGAGTGAAGAAGCAGATGTTTCCCTCAAGGGGCTTGTCAAGTTCCTTCAAGACAAGAAGATTGCAACTAGTGAAGCAACTGTTGAAGGAGAAAAGGTAGTAGATATGATTCTTGATGGAGCAGGCAATGACCAGAAAATTGAGAAAAGGAGAGTGAAGAAGAACACCAAGAAGAATAGAAGAAACGGTAAGAAACAGCAATGA
- the LOC108194585 gene encoding uncharacterized protein LOC108194585, whose product MMKVNQIKKFIPKCLLFSIFLSIILLFLISLKYNFKPETPPQTENKDIRIRPGYPSYDSYIQRQLNKTLNPKLREIWTTRDWDRKIQVFSIFFDNLKRENLLTNSSKALCIGARVGQEVEALKRVGVTDSVGIDLVPYPPLVIEGDFHNQPFHNETFDFEFSNVFDHALYPDKFVAEIERTLKAGGICVLHVAVSRRADKYSANDLYNVRGLKALFLRSDCVHVRKVDGFGLDTEVVFRKRNS is encoded by the coding sequence atgatgaaagtgaatcaaataaaaaaattcatacccAAATGTTtacttttttctattttcttgtCCATTATTCTCCTCTTTCTTATTTCTCTAAAATACAACTTTAAACCCGAAACTCCTCCCCAGACCGAAAATAAAGATATACGGATCAGACCCGGATATCCATCCTACGACTCCTACATTCAGCGTCAGCTTAACAAGACCCTTAACCCGAAATTGCGTGAAATATGGACGACCCGAGATTGGGACCGAAAAATACAagtcttttctatttttttcgaCAACTTGAAACGTGAAAATCTGTTAACAAACTCTTCGAAAGCTCTTTGTATTGGAGCTCGGGTCGGGCAAGAAGTGGAGGCTCTAAAACGGGTCGGAGTAACCGACTCGGTTGGCATTGACTTGGTACCGTACCCGCCACTTGTCATCGAGGGTGATTTTCATAACCAACCGTTTCATAACGAGACTTTTGATTTCGAGTTCTCTAACGTATTTGATCATGCATTATATCCTGACAAGTTTGTGGCGGAGATCGAACGGACGTTGAAGGCCGGGGGAATTTGCGTTCTACACGTGGCAGTTTCGAGACGGGCTGATAAGTACTCTGCAAACGATTTGTACAATGTTAGAGGACTTAAAGCATTGTTTCTGAGATCAGACTGTGTTCATGTTAGGAAAGTTGACGGGTTTGGGTTGGATACAGAAGTAGTTTTCAGAAAAAGGAATTCATGA